From Streptomyces sp. SAI-135:
GTCGACCCGCCCATCGCCCTGTGCGAGGTCCAGGGATACGCGTATCAGGCCGCCGCGGGGTACGCCGAACTCCTCACCGCGCTCGGGGGAGATCAGGGGGAGGCCGCGCGCTGGCGGGAGCGGGCCGAGCGACTGCGTGCCGCCTTCCACCAGTTCTTCTGGGTCGAGAGGCGGGACTGCCGACGCTATCCGGCCATCGCCGTCGACGGCGGCGGCCATCCGGTGACCGGCCCGGCCTCCAACATGGGGCACCTGCTGAACTCCGGCATCCTCCAGGACGACAAGGAACACCGGTGGGTCGCCGAGACACTCATGTCCGACGAACTGCGCACCCCCTGGGGGATCCGCACCCGCTCCGCGCACCTGGCCGGATTCAACCCGTTCAGCTATCACGGTGGTTCGGTCTGGGCCCATGACTCCGCCATTGCCGTGCACGGGCTCGCCGTCACCGGTTTCGTCGAGGAGGCCGCGACACTGCTGGGCGGCATGCTCGACGCGGCCGCCCACTTCGACTACCGGCTCCCCGAGCTGTACGCGGCCTACCCGTCGTCCCGGTTCGGGCGGCCGGCGCCGTATCCGCCCTCCTGCAGGCCGCAGGCCTGGGCGGCCGCGTCGGCGGCGCTGCTCTGCTCCGCGATGCTTCGACCGGATGTCGATGTTCCGGGCCGCCGACTGGCGCTACGGCCGATCGCGCCCTCACTCATGGGACTGAATTCCCCCTACGCTGTTCGGGGATTGAGGCTCGGTGAACGCTCGGTCGACGTGCGCGTCGACATCGACGGCGGCGCGGAGGTACTCGGCGTCGACGGCACGGAGTGGCGCATCGAGGCATCCCGGTCCCGCACGACCTGACGCACAGCGGTCCCCGACGAGAGGGAGATACGTGGTAGGCGGTGGGCCAACAGAAACGCGGTGCTCCATAGCTCTCGTGCACTGGGCCTTTCCGCCTACGGTCGGAGGCGTCGAGTCACATCTGGCCGACTACGCCGCCCTGTTGGCGCGCCGCGGGTACCGGGTGACCCTGCTCACCGGTGAGACGCGGCCCCAGGCGGTCGACCAGGTCGACATCCTCACCCACCCCCTGCTGCGGCTTGCCGAGTACCACCGCACCGCCCTCGGCGGGGCGAGGAGACGGCTCACGCCCCTCGAACAGCGGCAGGCCGCCGAGCTGTTGGAGTGGCTCACCCGGACCGTGGACAGCCGGGGGATACAGCTCGTGCACGGACACAACCTGCACCACTTCTCGCCGGTACCGGCGCTGGCGCTGAGCCGGCTGCGGGAGCGCACCGGCACGCCGTTGCTGCACACCTACCACAGCATCTGGCCCGAGGACCCGTGGACGGCTCAGTTCTGCCGGTCGTGGGACGGCCACTACGTGGTGTCGGACTACCTCGCGTTCGCCTGCCGCACCCATCTGGGCATCCGTGCCCGGCGCACCTATCTGGGGATCGCGACCAGCCGGTTCCGTGATCTGCCGCCGCCGCGCCACAACGGCTCCAGCACCGTGCTGCTGCCCGCCCGTCTCATCCCGGACAAGGGCGCGGAGC
This genomic window contains:
- a CDS encoding glycosyltransferase family 4 protein produces the protein MHWAFPPTVGGVESHLADYAALLARRGYRVTLLTGETRPQAVDQVDILTHPLLRLAEYHRTALGGARRRLTPLEQRQAAELLEWLTRTVDSRGIQLVHGHNLHHFSPVPALALSRLRERTGTPLLHTYHSIWPEDPWTAQFCRSWDGHYVVSDYLAFACRTHLGIRARRTYLGIATSRFRDLPPPRHNGSSTVLLPARLIPDKGAELAVRMLGRLRRTGLPVRLVLTSPHEVVDWHEEQQGFLLRLNRLIDDLRLRPHVDLVPTPKELMPRLYAQSHVVVYPSDYPEPLGLAPLEAMSAGRPVVVTATGGLPEAVIHGRTGYVVTPGDLDQLGERVRGLILDPELSGRLGQQGRRHVERQFNLHTYVDKMSTQYAAFVEDRVEGLPRSG